The following proteins come from a genomic window of Labeo rohita strain BAU-BD-2019 chromosome 25, IGBB_LRoh.1.0, whole genome shotgun sequence:
- the LOC127156798 gene encoding cytochrome c oxidase subunit 8B, mitochondrial produces MSGLNRSFNLLRGVMKHQIIPKANISAKPAKHVLSAAEQTFVMVTMFATVLGPSGWVLANLEKYKKRPGGGAA; encoded by the exons ATGTCAGGCTTGAACCGCTCTTTCAACCTGCTGAGGGGTGTGATGAAACATCAAATCATACCTAAAGCTAATATTTCAGCCAAACCAGCCAAACATGTGCTGTCCGCTGCG GAGCAAACCTTTGTAATGGTGACCATGTTCGCGACCGTCCTCGGCCCCTCTGGATGGGTCCTGGCAAATTTGGAGAAGTACAAGAAACGTCCTGGTGGTGGAGCTGCATAA
- the LOC127156797 gene encoding spexin prohormone 2-like isoform X1, with protein MITRMWILWTCTVIFLLVRECHCIQKTTLSKNWGPQSMLYLKGKHGRRFVPDIDDIISSSGLKSWYAVLKGFQKLKSLNARKQSGWFTTQNFVIR; from the exons atg ATAACAAGAATGTGGATTTTATGGACCTGCACAGTGATATTTTTACTGGTGAGAGAGTGTCATTGCATTCAAAAG aCTACGTTATCTAAGAACTGGGGACCACAGTCAATGCTTTACCTGAAGGGAAAAC ATGGAAGACGGTTTGTTCCGGACATTGATGACATTATTTCAAGTTCAGGGTTGAAAAGCTGGTACGCAGTTCTCAAAG GGTTTCAGAAACTGAAGTCGCTGAATGCAAGAAAACAATCAGGGTGGTTCACAACGCAGAACTTTGTTATCCGTTAA
- the LOC127156797 gene encoding spexin prohormone 2-like isoform X2 produces MITRMWILWTCTVIFLLVRECHCIQKTTLSKNWGPQSMLYLKGKHGRRFVPDIDDIISSSGLKSWVSETEVAECKKTIRVVHNAELCYPLMEVKG; encoded by the exons atg ATAACAAGAATGTGGATTTTATGGACCTGCACAGTGATATTTTTACTGGTGAGAGAGTGTCATTGCATTCAAAAG aCTACGTTATCTAAGAACTGGGGACCACAGTCAATGCTTTACCTGAAGGGAAAAC ATGGAAGACGGTTTGTTCCGGACATTGATGACATTATTTCAAGTTCAGGGTTGAAAAGCTG GGTTTCAGAAACTGAAGTCGCTGAATGCAAGAAAACAATCAGGGTGGTTCACAACGCAGAACTTTGTTATCCGTTAATGGAAGTGAAAGGTTAA